The proteins below are encoded in one region of Geothermobacter ehrlichii:
- a CDS encoding MATE family efflux transporter: MGRVERLATEGIGRLLVEFSLPAIAGMLVTALYNVVDRIFVGNWVGSDGIAAVSICFPVMLIMMAFGMLIAFGGTSLVAIRLGQGRRQEAEQVLGNALTLYLLLAASFTSFGLLFMSPLLRLFGASGTVLPLAEEYLTIILLGVLVHEISFGMSNFIRSDGNPHAAMLTMLLGAGINLLLDPLFIVVLHWGIRGAALATVLAQSISAAWVMTYFLGGKSALKLRAANLRLRPGLVRQIAVAGTPPWVMALAASAIQAILNNRLQLYGGELAVTVMGIIFSIYALVKMPIAGISQGAQPIIGYNYGTLRFGRVRQTLLLAIIAATVFVVLCFAAVELQSARLIRLFNPNDRELARMGSQAIRIFLSMLPLVGFQMVSANYFQAVGKPRVATLLTLSRQVLLLMPLVLILPHFFGLTGIWLAAPVAELVAALLSGIFLIRELRRLGVNPARAKICPRQTSQP; the protein is encoded by the coding sequence ATGGGTCGAGTCGAAAGGTTAGCGACAGAAGGGATCGGGCGGCTGTTGGTGGAGTTTTCCCTCCCCGCCATTGCCGGCATGCTGGTGACAGCGCTCTACAACGTCGTCGACCGCATCTTTGTCGGCAACTGGGTCGGGTCCGATGGGATCGCTGCGGTCTCCATCTGTTTTCCGGTCATGCTGATCATGATGGCCTTCGGCATGCTGATCGCTTTCGGCGGCACTTCCCTGGTCGCGATCCGCCTGGGACAGGGCCGTCGTCAGGAGGCTGAGCAGGTGCTCGGCAACGCCCTGACTCTCTACTTGCTGCTGGCGGCCTCCTTCACCAGTTTCGGCCTGCTGTTCATGAGCCCCCTGCTGCGCCTGTTCGGAGCCAGCGGTACCGTGCTGCCCCTGGCCGAAGAGTACCTGACGATCATTCTCCTCGGGGTCCTCGTTCACGAGATATCCTTCGGCATGAGCAATTTCATCCGCAGCGACGGCAACCCGCACGCCGCGATGCTCACCATGCTGCTCGGCGCCGGGATAAACCTCCTGCTCGATCCGCTGTTTATCGTGGTTTTACACTGGGGAATCCGCGGTGCCGCCCTGGCGACCGTCCTGGCCCAAAGCATTTCGGCCGCCTGGGTGATGACCTACTTCCTGGGCGGCAAAAGCGCCCTCAAGCTGCGCGCGGCCAACCTGCGCCTGCGGCCTGGCCTGGTGCGGCAGATTGCCGTTGCCGGCACACCGCCCTGGGTCATGGCCCTGGCGGCAAGCGCCATTCAGGCAATTCTGAACAACCGGCTGCAGCTTTACGGCGGGGAACTGGCCGTCACGGTGATGGGGATCATTTTCAGCATCTATGCCTTGGTCAAAATGCCGATTGCCGGTATCAGCCAAGGGGCCCAGCCGATTATCGGCTACAACTACGGCACCCTCAGGTTCGGGCGGGTCAGACAGACTCTGCTGCTCGCCATCATCGCGGCCACCGTGTTTGTGGTGCTCTGTTTTGCGGCGGTGGAGCTGCAGTCGGCACGGCTTATCCGCCTGTTCAACCCCAACGACCGGGAACTGGCCCGTATGGGGAGCCAGGCCATCCGCATCTTCCTGAGCATGCTGCCGCTTGTCGGTTTTCAGATGGTGAGCGCCAACTATTTCCAGGCGGTCGGCAAGCCCCGCGTGGCGACGCTTCTCACCCTTTCCCGGCAGGTACTGCTGCTGATGCCACTGGTGCTGATCCTGCCGCATTTCTTCGGCCTGACCGGCATCTGGCTCGCCGCCCCCGTTGCCGAGCTGGTGGCGGCCCTGCTGAGCGGAATTTTCCTGATTCGTGAGCTGCGTCGGCTTGGCGTCAATCCTGCCCGGGCAAAGATCTGCCCCCGGCAAACCTCCCAACCCTGA
- the gloA gene encoding lactoylglutathione lyase — MNYQMIHSCIRVMDLEKSEQFYQQAFGFEVARRLNFLEHKFTLSYLRAPGGTFELELTWNHDQKQPYELGNGYSHLAVGVKDLAASHRRHTELGLNPMPLKGLAGGEARFYFLSDPDGYLVEVVKV, encoded by the coding sequence ATGAACTACCAGATGATTCATAGCTGCATCCGGGTCATGGACCTGGAGAAATCCGAACAATTCTACCAGCAGGCCTTCGGCTTCGAAGTCGCGCGGCGCCTCAACTTTCTCGAGCACAAGTTCACCCTGTCCTACCTGCGCGCCCCGGGCGGCACCTTCGAGCTGGAACTGACCTGGAACCACGACCAGAAGCAGCCCTATGAGCTGGGCAACGGCTATTCCCACCTGGCCGTGGGGGTCAAGGACCTGGCAGCCTCCCACAGGCGCCACACCGAGCTGGGACTCAACCCCATGCCGCTCAAGGGGCTGGCCGGGGGCGAGGCGCGGTTTTACTTCCTTTCCGACCCTGATGGGTACCTGGTGGAAGTGGTCAAGGTCTGA